The following proteins come from a genomic window of Malus sylvestris chromosome 4, drMalSylv7.2, whole genome shotgun sequence:
- the LOC126617904 gene encoding 60S ribosomal protein L35a-1-like, whose protein sequence is MVKGRQGERIRLYVRGTVLGYKRSKSNQYPSTSLIQIENVNTKEDVAWYAGKRLAYIYKAKVKTNGSHYRCIWGKVSRPHGNSGVVRAKFTSNLPPKSMGARVRVFMYPSNI, encoded by the exons ATGGTGAAGGGACGCCAAGGAGAGCGCATCAG ACTGTATGTCCGAGGAACCGTCCTGGGATACAAGAG gtcCAAGTCGAATCAGTACCCGAGCACGTCGCTGATTCAGATCGAGAACGTGAACACCAAGGAGGATGTGGCGTGGTACGCCGGGAAGCGGCTGGCCTATATCTACAAGGCCAAGGTGAAGACGAACGGCAGCCACTACCGTTGCATTTGGGGAAAGGTCTCCAGGCCTCATGGGAACAGCGGCGTCGTTCGCGCCAAGTTTACATCCAATCTTCCCCCCAAATCCATG GGAGCTAGAGTCAGGGTTTTCATGTACCCCAGCAACATTTGA
- the LOC126617890 gene encoding probable sugar phosphate/phosphate translocator At3g11320 has protein sequence MSAAIQWTTVGMVAAWYGSNIGVLLLNKYLLTNYGFRFPIFLTLCHMTACSVLSYVAIAVMKVAPLQSVKSKVQFAKIAGLSVFFCFSVVCGNVSLKYLPVSFNQAVGATTPFFTAVFSFLIIKKREASLTYAALIPVVAGVIVASGGEPSFHLFGFVMCITATAARAFKSVLQEILLSSDGEKLNSMNLLLYMAPMAVVFLLPATLLMEENVVGITIELARKDIKLIWYLFFNSSLAYFVNLTNFLVTKHTSALTLQVLGNAKGAVAVVVSILIFKNPVSFIGMVGYALTVLGVILYSEAKKRYTSIHL, from the exons ATGTCGGCGGCGATCCAATGGACGACGGTCGGGATGGTCGCCGCCTGGTACGGCTCCAACATCGGTGTCCTGCTTCTGAACAAGTACCTGCTCACGAACTACGGCTTCCGGTTTCCGATTTTTCTGACGCTCTGCCACATGACGGCTTGTTCGGTGCTCAGCTACGTCGCCATAGCTGTGATGAAGGTGGCCCCACTGCAGAGCGTGAAGTCAAAGGTTCAGTTCGCCAAGATCGCCGGGCTCAGTGTCTTTTTCTGCTTCTCCGTCGTTTGCGGTAACGTATCGCTCAAGTACCTTCCCGTGTCGTTTAATCAGGCCGTCGGCGCCACCACCCCCTTTTTTACCGCCGTTTTCTCGTTTTTGATCATCAAGAAGAGGGAGGCGTCGCTTACTTACGCCGCACTCATTCCTGTTGTTGCAGGTGTCATCGTTGCTAGTGGG GGTGAACCAAGCTTCCATCTTTTCGGGTTTGTTATGTGTATTACAGCTACAGCTGCAAGGGCATTCAAATCGGTGCTTCAAGAAATTTTGCTTTCCTCTGACGG GGAAAAATTGAACTCTATGAACCTGCTGTTGTACATGGCGCCAATGGCAGTGGTGTTCTTGCTTCCTGCAACCCTGTTGATGGAGGAAAATGTGGTCGGAATCACAATTGAACTTGCTCGAAAAGATATCAAACTTATTTGGTACCTCTTCTTCAATTCTTCCTTAGCGTATTTCGTCAACTTGACCAATTTCTTGGTCACCAAGCATACAAGTGCCTTGACCCTTCAG GTGCtaggaaatgcaaagggggcAGTTGCTGTGGTGGTTTCAATTTTGATATTTAAAAATCCAGTGTCATTCATAGGGATGGTGGGTTATGCACTCACTGTCCTTGGAGTTATTTTGTACAGTGAAGCCAAGAAGAGGTACACTTCAATCCATCTCTAG